The genomic interval GGCTCGGGGTCGTTCGGACTGCGCACGGCCACCAGGGTGCTGACCAACGCGGCACGGCGGTTATCGACGTGCGCCATCTGCTCCAGCAGCGCGCGCACGTTGTTGCTGTCGCTCTTGGGGTAGCCGAACTGGGTGGCGTAATAGGCGGTTTGCACGCCCGGCAGGCCGCCGAAGGCATCGACGCACAGGCCCGCGTCGTCGGCCACGGCGGGCAGGCCGCTGTGGGCGCTGGCGTGCCGGGCCTTGGCCAGGGCGTTTTCGACGAAGGTGTGGAAGGGTTCCTCGGCCTCGGGGATGCCCAAGCTGCCCTGCGCCACCAGTTCCACGCCCAGGGGGGCGAACAGGGCTTGCAGCTCGAACAGCTTGCCTGCGTTGTTGGATGCCAATACGATTTTCATAAAAATATGCCTCTAGCGCTTATTCCTTGAGCGTGAGCAGCTCTTATTTCGATAGTGCGACCTGCTGCAGGTCCATCAACTCGGCGATGCCTGCTTCGGCCAGCGCCAGCAGTGCGTCCATCTCGGAACGGGCAAAGGCCACACCCTCGGCCGTGCCCTGCACTTCGACAAAATGGCCAGCGCCGGTCATCACCACGTTCATGTCGGTGTCGCAGGCGGAGTCTTCGGTGTATTCCAGGTCCAGCAGCGGCGTGCCTTGCACGATGCCCACCGAGATGGCGGCCACGGGCTGCAAGATGGGCGTGGCGGCGATCTTGCCGGACTTCAGCAGCCCATTGACGGCATCCTGTGCGGCCACGAACGCGCCGGTGATGGCCGCCGTGCGGGTGCCGCCGTCGGCCTGCAGCACGTCGCAGTCCAGGTGGATGGTGCGCTCGCCCAGCA from Comamonadaceae bacterium OS-1 carries:
- the rph gene encoding ribonuclease PH, with the protein product MTEFIRSGGRATQQLRPVRITRGYTMHAEGSVLIEFGNTKVLCTASVEEKVPGHKKGSGEGWVTAEYGMLPRATHTRSDREAVRGKQSGRTQEIQRLIGRSLRAVFDLKLLGERTIHLDCDVLQADGGTRTAAITGAFVAAQDAVNGLLKSGKIAATPILQPVAAISVGIVQGTPLLDLEYTEDSACDTDMNVVMTGAGHFVEVQGTAEGVAFARSEMDALLALAEAGIAELMDLQQVALSK
- the rdgB gene encoding dITP/XTP pyrophosphatase — protein: MKIVLASNNAGKLFELQALFAPLGVELVAQGSLGIPEAEEPFHTFVENALAKARHASAHSGLPAVADDAGLCVDAFGGLPGVQTAYYATQFGYPKSDSNNVRALLEQMAHVDNRRAALVSTLVAVRSPNDPEPLIAVGRAVGEITRAPQGEHGFGFDPVMFLPQFGKTFAELTPEVKNANSHRGQSSRAMLALMRERWLP